Proteins encoded together in one Lentisphaerota bacterium window:
- a CDS encoding FAD-dependent oxidoreductase produces MKKTFDAALLQAGVPFLTGCFATEPLLDADGNVAGAVVANKSGRQAVVAKVVIDATERAEVCRMAGAQARPFPAGTYTFSRMVIAGEAPKADGMTVTELSRRSGAPGKDKEKKEGRLFACEIALPMTDDSPASLAAIEQKARDLTFVPSVLDSADRLFFVPPNPLVGEKTVTDTATNAATMDLGAFRPKGLPHVFVLGAMADVPRSVARALLEPARAMTVGERIGAAAAEEAKARGALTGVRLAANVTARPAEGVRAQDIPGTISVSYIATSSATVPTEARELPELASCDVLVIGAGTGGSPAAIAAGRQGVKVIV; encoded by the coding sequence GTGAAGAAGACCTTTGACGCGGCGCTGTTGCAGGCGGGCGTGCCGTTTCTGACAGGGTGTTTCGCGACGGAGCCGCTCCTCGACGCGGACGGCAACGTCGCGGGCGCGGTGGTGGCGAACAAGAGCGGGCGGCAAGCGGTGGTGGCCAAGGTCGTGATTGACGCCACCGAGCGCGCGGAGGTCTGCCGTATGGCTGGCGCGCAGGCACGGCCTTTCCCGGCAGGCACGTACACCTTCAGCCGCATGGTGATCGCAGGCGAGGCGCCCAAGGCCGACGGCATGACGGTCACGGAGCTCTCCCGCCGGAGCGGTGCGCCGGGCAAAGATAAAGAAAAAAAAGAGGGCCGTCTCTTTGCGTGCGAGATCGCGCTCCCCATGACGGATGACTCGCCCGCGTCGTTGGCGGCGATCGAACAAAAGGCCCGTGACCTGACCTTTGTTCCGAGCGTGCTGGACAGCGCGGACCGCTTGTTTTTCGTGCCTCCGAATCCGCTTGTGGGCGAGAAGACGGTGACGGATACGGCGACGAATGCGGCCACGATGGACCTGGGCGCGTTCCGGCCCAAAGGTCTCCCGCACGTCTTCGTGCTCGGCGCCATGGCCGACGTGCCGCGTTCCGTGGCGCGGGCGCTGCTGGAGCCCGCCCGGGCGATGACCGTGGGCGAACGCATCGGAGCGGCGGCGGCGGAAGAGGCCAAGGCGCGCGGGGCGCTCACGGGCGTGCGTCTGGCGGCGAACGTCACGGCGCGGCCGGCGGAGGGCGTGCGGGCGCAGGACATTCCGGGGACAATCAGTGTCAGCTACATCGCCACATCATCGGCGACGGTGCCAACCGAGGCGCGCGAGCTGCCGGAACTGGCGTCGTGCGACGTGCTGGTGATCGGCGCGGGCACCGGCGGCTCACCCGCGGCGATCGCGGCAGGCCGGCAGGGCGTAAAGGTGATCGTGTGA
- a CDS encoding helix-turn-helix domain-containing protein produces the protein MAEPSDKIMTIEALAEYLKISRSTLYKLLQDGRLPGQKVGKRWRFHQDAIDEWVKSGTNAVTSHKSGGNASGDRA, from the coding sequence ATGGCAGAACCATCTGACAAGATAATGACCATCGAAGCGTTGGCGGAGTACCTCAAGATCTCCCGATCAACGCTGTACAAGCTCCTCCAGGACGGAAGACTTCCGGGCCAGAAGGTGGGCAAGCGTTGGCGATTCCACCAGGATGCCATTGACGAGTGGGTCAAGAGCGGCACAAACGCCGTCACGTCCCACAAATCCGGCGGAAACGCCTCTGGGGATCGTGCATGA
- a CDS encoding FAD-dependent oxidoreductase → MGGVQTVGLIGSYYYGNICGFTQEIDAGVAKMAKVKVMGKSEWYRRQCRMNGVDIWYGTLATGAVREGDTLTGVIVVTPDGRRGVIRAKAVIDGTGNADIAAAAGEETEYLRDDEIAIQGAGNAPRRLGDSNANSDIGFVDETDAADLSFFALRSRVSLPETLWDQAQNVNSRERRRLVGAFYITPTDVVNRRTHADTVMQSHSDLDSHGYTVHENFLIADFGRKKFFAANFPYRAMLPKRLDGLLVIGLGVSAHRDAMPVLRMQADIQNAGYAAGYAAAMAVKNQVPLRAIDVKALQKHLVEIKNLDPSVLTAQDSYPLPDAQIRKAVEGIADLTNHYEAVAVVLAEPQRAMPLLEAAYRQATAETAKLSYALVLGIMGNPLGGETLIAKVAASEWDAGWQFKGMSQFGRSVSWVDLYLLALGRSRVQEAFTAMKAKAEALTEASAFSHFRAVAMAFEKLGDPAAARVLAAVLDKPGIRGNAFTIGPTIPEIPGHADKASDVERAKCLREIAVARALVRLGDWEGKGKAVLQAYADDPRGVYARHAKAVLAEKRP, encoded by the coding sequence ATGGGTGGCGTGCAGACCGTGGGGCTGATCGGCTCCTACTACTATGGCAACATCTGCGGCTTCACCCAAGAGATCGACGCGGGTGTGGCGAAGATGGCCAAGGTCAAGGTGATGGGCAAGTCCGAGTGGTACCGCCGCCAGTGCCGGATGAACGGCGTGGACATCTGGTACGGAACGCTGGCCACCGGCGCGGTGCGCGAAGGCGACACGCTGACTGGCGTGATCGTGGTGACACCGGACGGGCGGCGCGGGGTGATCCGCGCCAAGGCGGTGATTGACGGAACCGGCAACGCGGACATCGCGGCGGCGGCTGGCGAAGAGACCGAGTACCTGCGGGACGACGAGATCGCCATTCAGGGCGCGGGCAACGCGCCGCGCCGGCTGGGCGACAGCAACGCGAACTCGGACATCGGGTTCGTGGATGAAACCGATGCGGCGGACCTCTCTTTCTTCGCGTTGCGCTCGCGCGTGTCGCTGCCCGAGACCCTGTGGGATCAGGCCCAGAACGTCAACAGCCGCGAGCGGCGCAGGCTGGTGGGCGCGTTCTACATCACACCCACCGACGTGGTCAACCGCCGCACCCATGCGGATACGGTGATGCAATCGCACAGCGATTTGGATTCGCACGGCTACACGGTGCACGAGAACTTCCTGATCGCCGACTTCGGCCGGAAAAAGTTCTTCGCCGCGAATTTCCCTTACCGCGCGATGCTTCCGAAGCGGCTGGACGGGCTGCTGGTGATCGGGCTGGGCGTGAGCGCGCACCGCGATGCCATGCCCGTGCTACGCATGCAGGCCGATATCCAGAACGCAGGCTACGCCGCAGGCTATGCGGCGGCCATGGCCGTGAAGAACCAGGTGCCGCTGCGCGCCATTGACGTCAAGGCTCTACAAAAACACCTCGTCGAGATCAAGAACCTCGACCCCTCGGTGCTGACCGCGCAAGATTCTTATCCGCTTCCAGATGCGCAGATCCGGAAGGCTGTGGAAGGGATCGCCGACCTGACCAACCACTACGAGGCGGTGGCCGTGGTTTTGGCCGAGCCGCAGCGGGCGATGCCGCTGCTGGAGGCTGCTTATCGCCAAGCGACGGCGGAGACGGCCAAGCTGTCCTACGCGCTGGTTCTCGGCATCATGGGCAATCCGCTGGGAGGCGAGACGCTGATCGCCAAGGTCGCGGCATCCGAGTGGGACGCGGGGTGGCAATTCAAAGGGATGAGTCAGTTCGGGCGTAGTGTCAGTTGGGTGGACCTCTACCTCCTGGCTCTCGGGCGGAGCCGGGTGCAGGAGGCGTTCACTGCGATGAAAGCGAAGGCCGAGGCGTTGACCGAGGCGTCCGCCTTCTCGCATTTCCGGGCCGTGGCCATGGCGTTCGAGAAGCTGGGTGACCCGGCTGCCGCGCGGGTATTGGCTGCGGTTTTGGACAAGCCCGGCATCCGCGGGAACGCCTTCACGATCGGTCCGACTATTCCTGAGATTCCGGGGCACGCCGATAAGGCCTCGGATGTGGAACGGGCCAAATGCCTGCGCGAGATCGCGGTGGCGCGCGCGCTGGTGCGCCTGGGGGATTGGGAGGGGAAGGGCAAGGCCGTCCTGCAGGCGTACGCGGATGACCCGCGCGGCGTCTACGCGCGACACGCGAAGGCAGTGTTGGCGGAGAAGAGACCGTAA